One Micropterus dolomieu isolate WLL.071019.BEF.003 ecotype Adirondacks linkage group LG23, ASM2129224v1, whole genome shotgun sequence DNA window includes the following coding sequences:
- the serpinf2a gene encoding alpha-2-antiplasmin, giving the protein MKLCLLLLLLCLCCLGLTEEPTPGAPDVSDPVDEDETKGVHSCGGRRVFSPEEHRAIGGAIERLGLQLLEELPIGPQQPNIVLSPLSLAFALAQLTLGARHETEKLLLKSLHAHSLPCYHHILGGLLPHFRNTSLEVATRMYLRPGFEVKLSFVEESLARYQSQPIPLVSVEGVNQWVEDATNGHIPNFLESIPHDVVLMLMNAVYFKGEWQTRFDPLVTSKGVFYLDNQNSVSVDMMKSAQYPLRLLDDPELEAQVASFPFKRNTSFLIVMPLLGRGNVSSVLPKLNISDLYRRLPQEKTMQVNLPKVKLQYRQELQEALTSMGLGSLFSGPDLSGISDHPLRVTGVRHASTIELNEEGAEASATTAVTSMRSVSLFSVNSPFLFALVDDASLAPLFMGIVTNPAPNDPMLNDDPHSNSTMGDQPVMEDVRKRDMNIKHSNRSCSETEPAEGSSIRSCSAPAGGRGQLQHVNELEGSDRKKK; this is encoded by the exons ATGAAGCtgtgtcttcttcttctcttgctctgtctctgctgtctgGGACTGACT GAGGAGCCCACGCCAGGAGCTCCTGATGTCTCTGATCCTGTAGATGAAGACGAGACGAAGGGGGTCCACAGCTGTGGAGGAAGGCGGGTGTTTAGTCCTGAGGAACACAGGGCAATAGGGGGTGCCATAGAGCGACTGGGTTTACAGCTCCTGGAAGAGCTTCCTATTGGTCCGCAACAGCCGAACATCGTGCTGTCACCTCTCAGCCTGGCCTTTGCCCTCGCTCAGCTGACCTTAG GTGCTCGCCACGAGACAGAGAAACTGCTGCTGAAGAGCCTTCACGCCCACAGTCTGCCGTGTTACCACCATATACTGGGAGGCCTGCTACCTCACTTCAGAAACACATCGCTGGAGGTGGCAACACGCATGTACCTTAGGCCAG GATTTGAAGTGAAGTTGTCTTTTGTTGAAGAGTCTCTGGCCAG GTACCAGTCACAGCCCATCCCTCTGGTCTCTGTGGAGGGGGTCAACCAATGGGTGGAGGATGCCACCAATGGTCACATCCCCAACTTCCTGGAAAGTATACCACATGACGTGGTGCTTATGCTCATGAACGCTGTGTACTTCAAAG gTGAATGGCAGACACGATTCGACCCATTAGTGACTTCCAAAGGAGTTTTCTACCTGGACAACCAGAACTCCGTGTCGGTGGACATGATGAAGTCTGCCCAGTACCCTCTCCGCCTGCTGGACGATCCAGAACTGGAAGCACAG GTTGCCAGTTTTCCCTTCAAGAGAAACACCAGCTTCTTAATCGTCATGCCCCTCCTGGGAAGAGGAAACGTGTCATCGGTGCTTCCCAAACTGAACATCTCCGACCTTTACAGACGTCTACCTCAGGAGAAAACAATGCAGGTCAACTTACCCAAAGTGAAGCTGCAGTACCGCCAGGAGCTCCAGGAAGCGCTGACCAGCATGG GCCTCGGCTCTCTGTTTTCAGGTCCTGACCTTTCTGGCATTTCCGACCACCCTTTGAGGGTGACGGGTGTCCGCCACGCCAGCACCATTGAACTTAACGAGGAAGGCGCGGAGGCGTCTGCCACCACTGCTGTTACCTCCATGCGCTCCGTCTCCCTCTTCTCCGTCAACTCCCCCTTCCTCTTCGCCCTTGTTGACGATGCCTCCCTAGCCCCCCTCTTCATGGGCATCGTCACAAACCCCGCCCCCAACGACCCCATGCTTAATGATGATCCCCACAGCAACAGCACCATGGGTGACCAACCTGTGATGGAGGATGTCAGGAAAAGAGACATGAAtataaaacacagcaacagGTCATGCAGCGAGACAGagccagcagagggcagcagcATACGGTCCTGTAGCGCCCCCGCTGGTGGGAGGGGGCAGCTGCAGCATGTGAATGAACTGGAGGGCAGCGACAGGAAGAAGAAATAA
- the serpinf1 gene encoding pigment epithelium-derived factor isoform X2 yields the protein MWSSSPHRRLRWVPPPRTSATTCSALWRAAKLQATSSWPQSLCLRRSRSSPWVKTQTHKLNPNWCFGFDRHGGSERAQSQLFRALRYHTLQDPQLHDTLKALLASVRAPGKGLSTAARIYLARRLRLKQDFFPLVEQQYGVRPKPLLGGTKDLTEINDWVAQETGGKVQRFLSKALPRNSGVNTVSAAYFKGKWVTRFGQSGAMENFQVDGGAPVLIPMMQQDNYPLKMGADSDLSCTIAQIQMQDDVSMFIFLPDEVTSNMTLLEESLTAEFVQDLSMTLLPAQVSLTLPTLRLSYSTDLLPLLSDLGLSDWLADPDLEKISVQPSKLSSVNHKVVMETAPEGNQYPSATSTPSHLSYRVDRPFLYLIRDEASGALLFIGRVVNPKTLTI from the exons ATGTGGAGCTCTTCACCACACCGACGACTAAGATGGGTGCCGCCACCTCGGACTTCGGCTACAACCTGTTCCGCGCTCTGGCGAGCCGCGAAGCTGCAGGCAACGTCTTCCTGGCCCCAATCACTGTGTCTGCGGCGCTCACGCAGCTCTCCATGGgtgaagacacaaacacacaaactcaatCCAAACTGGTGCTTTGGTTTTGACCGCCATG GAGGGTCTGAGCGTGCTCAAAGTCAGCTGTTCAGGGCTCTGAGGTACCACACCCTGCAGGACCCGCAGCTTCACGACACCCTGAAAGCCCTGCTAGCCTCGGTCAGGGCGCCCGGGAAGGGCCTGAGCACTGCCGCACGCATCTACCTGGCAAGAC GACTTCGTCTCAAGCAGGACTTCTTTCCGCTGGTTGAGCAGCAGTACGGAGTTCGGCCCAAACCACTACTGGGAGGAACCAAAGATCTTACCGAAATCAACGACTGGGTGGCTCAGGAGACGGGCGGGAAGGTACAGCGTTTCCTTTCCAAAGCCCTCCCCCGAAACTCTGGAGTGAACACTGTGAGTGCTGCCTACTTTAAAG GGAAGTGGGTGACACGGTTTGGTCAGAGTGGAGCAATGGAGAACTTCCAAGTGGACGGTGGGGCACCTGTTCTCATTCCCATGATGCAACAGGATAACTACCCCCTGAAGATGGGTGCCGACTCCGATTTGAGCTGCACG ATCGCTCAGATCCAGATGCAGGACGACGTCAGCATGTTCATCTTCCTGCCCGATGAGGTGACCTCCAACATGACGCTGCTGGAGGAGAGTCTGACTGCCGAGTTCGTCCAGGACCTCTCCATGACGCTCCTTCCTGCTCAGGTGTCCCTCACTCTGCCAACGCTGAGGCTCAGCTACTCCACAGACCTGCTGCCGCTGCTCAGTGATCTGG GtctctctgattggctagcGGACCCGGACCTGGAGAAGATCTCGGTTCAGCCCTCCAAGCTCAGCAGCGTCAATCACAAGGTCGTCATGGAGACGGCACCTGAGGGGAACCAGTACCCCAGCGCCACTTCAACGCCATCCCACCTGTCCTACCGAGTGGACCGGCCCTTCCTCTACCTGATCCGGGACGAAGCGTCGGGGGCGCTGCTCTTCATCGGCAGGGTGGTCAACCCGAAGACCCTGACGATAtaa
- the serpinf1 gene encoding pigment epithelium-derived factor isoform X1 translates to MKRTTFLLVFGVVLTFCQAQSETGGEEAGGEEEHVELFTTPTTKMGAATSDFGYNLFRALASREAAGNVFLAPITVSAALTQLSMGGSERAQSQLFRALRYHTLQDPQLHDTLKALLASVRAPGKGLSTAARIYLARRLRLKQDFFPLVEQQYGVRPKPLLGGTKDLTEINDWVAQETGGKVQRFLSKALPRNSGVNTVSAAYFKGKWVTRFGQSGAMENFQVDGGAPVLIPMMQQDNYPLKMGADSDLSCTIAQIQMQDDVSMFIFLPDEVTSNMTLLEESLTAEFVQDLSMTLLPAQVSLTLPTLRLSYSTDLLPLLSDLGLSDWLADPDLEKISVQPSKLSSVNHKVVMETAPEGNQYPSATSTPSHLSYRVDRPFLYLIRDEASGALLFIGRVVNPKTLTI, encoded by the exons ATGAAGCGAACAACTTTCCTGCTGGTGTTTGGAGTCGTGCTGACCTTCTGTCAGGCTCAG TCGGAGACGGGAGGCGAGGAGGCGGGTGGGGAGGAGGAACATGTGGAGCTCTTCACCACACCGACGACTAAGATGGGTGCCGCCACCTCGGACTTCGGCTACAACCTGTTCCGCGCTCTGGCGAGCCGCGAAGCTGCAGGCAACGTCTTCCTGGCCCCAATCACTGTGTCTGCGGCGCTCACGCAGCTCTCCATGG GAGGGTCTGAGCGTGCTCAAAGTCAGCTGTTCAGGGCTCTGAGGTACCACACCCTGCAGGACCCGCAGCTTCACGACACCCTGAAAGCCCTGCTAGCCTCGGTCAGGGCGCCCGGGAAGGGCCTGAGCACTGCCGCACGCATCTACCTGGCAAGAC GACTTCGTCTCAAGCAGGACTTCTTTCCGCTGGTTGAGCAGCAGTACGGAGTTCGGCCCAAACCACTACTGGGAGGAACCAAAGATCTTACCGAAATCAACGACTGGGTGGCTCAGGAGACGGGCGGGAAGGTACAGCGTTTCCTTTCCAAAGCCCTCCCCCGAAACTCTGGAGTGAACACTGTGAGTGCTGCCTACTTTAAAG GGAAGTGGGTGACACGGTTTGGTCAGAGTGGAGCAATGGAGAACTTCCAAGTGGACGGTGGGGCACCTGTTCTCATTCCCATGATGCAACAGGATAACTACCCCCTGAAGATGGGTGCCGACTCCGATTTGAGCTGCACG ATCGCTCAGATCCAGATGCAGGACGACGTCAGCATGTTCATCTTCCTGCCCGATGAGGTGACCTCCAACATGACGCTGCTGGAGGAGAGTCTGACTGCCGAGTTCGTCCAGGACCTCTCCATGACGCTCCTTCCTGCTCAGGTGTCCCTCACTCTGCCAACGCTGAGGCTCAGCTACTCCACAGACCTGCTGCCGCTGCTCAGTGATCTGG GtctctctgattggctagcGGACCCGGACCTGGAGAAGATCTCGGTTCAGCCCTCCAAGCTCAGCAGCGTCAATCACAAGGTCGTCATGGAGACGGCACCTGAGGGGAACCAGTACCCCAGCGCCACTTCAACGCCATCCCACCTGTCCTACCGAGTGGACCGGCCCTTCCTCTACCTGATCCGGGACGAAGCGTCGGGGGCGCTGCTCTTCATCGGCAGGGTGGTCAACCCGAAGACCCTGACGATAtaa